One window of the Xiphias gladius isolate SHS-SW01 ecotype Sanya breed wild chromosome 11, ASM1685928v1, whole genome shotgun sequence genome contains the following:
- the myoz1a gene encoding myozenin-1a, with protein sequence MPLGTPAPLNKRKKPSKIITDLSHFTQDEYESEPEASEFDLGTKIRTPKEIMLEELSLMKNRGSKMFKMRQQRVERFIYENDPDVFSSESMDNLQQFVPSLGGQIGSQMINVGGHFVSKQPGKLHFVGLHTGGGAPVPPLKPGSKGAGGAGGAGGAKGAGGARGAGGLDGGDHGKGGKGEGASEWSPLKGGGSNDASEKHIHLKTYVSPWEKAMKGDESLIATLKMAMPPPVEQKELRKYKSFNRSAMPYGGFDRANQFLKFQLPDSEATKQEPELSVVYQHEIDCRPSFNRTPIGWVGCSEPSSFHLENDAVPFDVETDEL encoded by the exons ATGCCTCTGGGAACACCTGCCCCCCTAAACAAGCGGAAAAAGCCCTCCAAGATCATAACTGACCTATCACATTTCACTCAGGATG AGTATGAATCAGAGCCAGAGGCATCTGAGTTCGACCTGGGAACAAAGATCAGGACTCCCAAAGAAATAATGTTGGAGGAGCTTTCCCTGATGAAGAACCGAGGCTCCAAGATGTTCAAGATGAGACAGCAGAGAGTGGAGAGGTTCATCTATGAGAATGACCCTGATGTCTTCAGCAGTGAGTCAATG GACAACCTCCAGCAGTTTGTTCCATCTCTGGGAGGTCAGATTGGAAGTCAGATGATAAACGTTGGAGGGCATTTTGTTAGCAAGCAGCCTGGAAAGCTGCATTTTGTGGGGTTACACACTGGAGGAGGAGCCCCTGTGCCTCCTCTAAAGCCTGGAAGCAAAGGTgcgggaggagcaggaggagcgGGAGGTGCAAAAGGTGCAGGAGGTGCAAGAGGTGCAGGAGGACTGGATGGTGGCGACCATGGGAAAGGTGGAAAAGGAGAGGGTGCTAGTGAGTGGTCCCCACTAAAAG GAGGTGGAAGCAATGATGCATCTGAGAAGCATATTCATTTGAAAACGTATGTGTCGCCTTGGGAGAAGGCCATGAAGGGTGATGAGAGTCTGATAGCCACTCTGAAAATGGCAATGCCTCCTCCAGTTGAGCAAAAGGAGCTGCGAAAGTACAAATCCTTTAACAG GTCTGCCATGCCCTACGGCGGCTTCGATAGGGCCAACCAGTTCCTGAAATTCCAGCTACCAGACTCTGAGGCAACCAAACAGGAGCCTGAACTCTCAGTGGTGTACCAACATGAGATCGACTGTCGGCCTTCCTTCAACCGCACTCCTATTGGCTGGGTGGGATGCAGTGAGCCCAGCAGCTTTCATTTGGAGAATGATGCAGTGCCCTTCGATGTAGAGACCGATGAGctgtga